The genomic stretch CACTCAATTTATTGGTGCGATCGCTCCTTCTTCTAGGGATCTCTGGAGGCAGGTGCCCCCAGAAGTTTAGTACTATTCCCAACCCAGAGGCGGTTCAATTAGAGTTTGGTCAGATTTGCCAACCGTTGCTCCTGGCTTATCCACAATTTTGACTGTGGTTGCCTGTGGCCCTTCCTCTCCATCTTCCACAAAGAAACGCACACCTGTGCCAATTTCCAGGCGATCGAAATCGTTGTGCAGGACGCTATTACGGTGGAAGTAGATATCTTGACCATCCAAAGTTTTGATAAAGCCGTATCCTTCCTCACGAAAGATTTTGTTAACCAAGGCAGTCGTCTCATATGCTTCTTGGTTTTGAGCCTTATCACTTTCGTGCTGACGTTTGGTGAGTTTTCTTAGCTGGCGACGAGCCGCACTGAAAGCATCCCGAAT from Trichocoleus desertorum ATA4-8-CV12 encodes the following:
- a CDS encoding cold shock domain-containing protein, with product MKVPLEVTYRNVEKTAAIDTLIHEKVAKLEEVCDHISSCQIAVEKVHDHPRSGSPYRVRIDMTVPPGHELIADSNPGEETQYVELDTVIRDAFSAARRQLRKLTKRQHESDKAQNQEAYETTALVNKIFREEGYGFIKTLDGQDIYFHRNSVLHNDFDRLEIGTGVRFFVEDGEEGPQATTVKIVDKPGATVGKSDQTLIEPPLGWE